A part of Gemmatimonas groenlandica genomic DNA contains:
- a CDS encoding HIT domain-containing protein, translating to MSDACIFCRIVGGTIPATLVASNDHAVAFRDLHPQAPSHLLVIPRRHVASLAEATDAAELGALLLLAAEVARSEGLAETGYRVVANTGNDGGQTVHHLHLHVLGGRAMQWPPG from the coding sequence ATGTCCGACGCCTGTATCTTCTGCCGCATCGTCGGTGGAACGATCCCCGCCACGTTGGTGGCCAGCAACGACCACGCAGTCGCCTTTCGCGACCTCCATCCCCAGGCGCCATCGCACCTGCTCGTCATTCCGCGGCGTCACGTCGCCTCGCTGGCCGAGGCCACCGACGCGGCCGAACTCGGGGCGTTGCTGCTGCTGGCGGCCGAGGTTGCCCGGTCGGAAGGGTTGGCGGAAACGGGGTATCGGGTGGTGGCCAATACCGGGAATGACGGCGGTCAAACCGTACACCATCTCCATTTGCACGTGCTGGGTGGCCGGGCGATGCAGTGGCCGCCGGGATAA
- the rpsU gene encoding 30S ribosomal protein S21, whose translation MSEVIIHEDENFERALKRFKKKCEKAGILSDLRKHRHYEKPSEKRKRKMNAAVRKNRRTRNG comes from the coding sequence TTGTCCGAAGTCATCATCCACGAGGACGAGAATTTTGAGCGTGCGCTCAAGCGCTTCAAGAAGAAGTGCGAGAAGGCCGGTATTTTGTCCGACCTGCGCAAGCATCGTCATTATGAGAAGCCCTCGGAGAAGCGCAAGCGCAAGATGAACGCGGCCGTCCGCAAGAATCGGCGCACCCGTAACGGGTGA
- a CDS encoding GatB/YqeY domain-containing protein, with amino-acid sequence MSGSVDAGGSLLPRLQRDQANARREQLKDRVLLLGMIISEVKNREIELRRDATDDDVIDVIRKGIKKRRESVELYGKAGRTDLLEKEQSEVTALEVYLPAQVDPEELRAAVRAAMQGGAVNIGAVMAKVMPQFKGRVEGGTINAIVREELARG; translated from the coding sequence GTGAGCGGTTCCGTGGATGCCGGCGGTTCGTTGCTGCCGCGGTTGCAGCGTGATCAAGCCAATGCACGACGGGAGCAGCTGAAGGATCGCGTGCTCCTCCTTGGAATGATCATTTCCGAGGTCAAGAACAGAGAGATCGAACTCCGTCGTGATGCCACCGACGATGACGTCATCGATGTCATCCGGAAGGGCATAAAGAAGCGGCGCGAGTCCGTCGAACTCTACGGCAAAGCTGGGCGAACGGACCTCCTCGAGAAGGAACAGAGCGAGGTCACGGCCCTTGAAGTGTATTTGCCTGCCCAGGTCGATCCTGAAGAATTGCGCGCCGCCGTTCGCGCAGCGATGCAGGGTGGAGCGGTCAACATCGGTGCCGTGATGGCCAAGGTGATGCCGCAGTTCAAGGGACGGGTAGAAGGCGGTACGATCAACGCAATCGTGCGCGAGGAACTCGCGCGCGGGTGA